TTCCCGGAGATTTAAGGCTCGAATTGGTCAGCCATGTGCTCTGACGCTTTTCATGCGGGTGAGCGCAAAATTCAGGCTGAATATGGACTGAGTGAGAAAATGCAGGCGATTGGGGCTACCGTTCTGCGCCCCTTTCTGCCTGAACAGCACCGCAGGTTTTTTGAAACCTTGCCCTGGGTTTTTCTTGGCGCAGAAGATCGTGAAAAGTTTGTCTGGGCCAGTTTGCGGATCGGTTCGCCTGGTTTTGTTTCAACCCCCAATCCGCGTTTGCTCAGGATTCAGTCTCTGCCTTTCGTGCAGGATCCGCTGTCAGAGCTGCAGGTCGGGCAGGATCTGGGGATACTGGGGCTGGAGTTTGAAACCCGACGTCGCAACCGTGTCAGTACGCAGGTTGTTGAGGCTGGGCCGGAGGAACTCTGTCTTTCGGTACGCCAAAGTTTTGGCAATTGTCCCAAATACATTCAGATCCGCACACTCTGCCCAGTTTCTCGAAACCCAGTTCAGGCAAAATGTCTGGATTTTAATACGCTTGCCCCCCAACAGCGTGAACTGATTGAAAACAGCGACTGTTTTTTTATTGCCAGTGTTTATCAGGCGGGAAAAAACTTGCCCAGTGAAGGGGCTGATCTTTCGCATCGCGGCGGGAAACCTGGCTTTGTGCGTGTCGAAAGCCAAGAGACTTTGCTCTTTCCAGATTTCAGTGGCAATCGCTTTTTTAATACCTTGGGAAATATTGTGATGGATCCCCGCGTGGGTTTGCTTTTTTTGGATTTTGTCTCGGGTGATTTGCTTTTTTTAAGCGGCAGGGCTGAAATTATTGGGTCTGGGCCTGAACTCCAGGCCTTTCAAGGGGCCGAGCGATTGATTCGTTTTCGCCTGGCCAGGGGACGCATGCTTGAGAAAGCCCTTCCTTGGTCCTGGGACTTGGGAGAAGCTTCCCCGGCCTTAGCATTTACTGGCAGCTGGTGATAATAAAATATTTTTTATTTTATTTTTTGAGCAAGGGTAAGGGTTTGGTGTCTGTGATGATTATCTTTTCATAAAAAGAAGATAAACGTATCTTGAC
The sequence above is drawn from the bacterium (Candidatus Blackallbacteria) CG13_big_fil_rev_8_21_14_2_50_49_14 genome and encodes:
- a CDS encoding flavin-nucleotide-binding protein; the encoded protein is MCSDAFHAGERKIQAEYGLSEKMQAIGATVLRPFLPEQHRRFFETLPWVFLGAEDREKFVWASLRIGSPGFVSTPNPRLLRIQSLPFVQDPLSELQVGQDLGILGLEFETRRRNRVSTQVVEAGPEELCLSVRQSFGNCPKYIQIRTLCPVSRNPVQAKCLDFNTLAPQQRELIENSDCFFIASVYQAGKNLPSEGADLSHRGGKPGFVRVESQETLLFPDFSGNRFFNTLGNIVMDPRVGLLFLDFVSGDLLFLSGRAEIIGSGPELQAFQGAERLIRFRLARGRMLEKALPWSWDLGEASPALAFTGSW